One Streptomyces sp. SAI-135 DNA segment encodes these proteins:
- a CDS encoding histidine phosphatase family protein, whose amino-acid sequence MSVADPRRIVLFRHAKADWPQVTDHERPLADRGRKDAAEAGRRLVDSGIPLDLALCSTATRTRETWKLAVQEFPHRPKTVYEERIYEASPGELIAVLNETPDDVHNAVLIGHNPGVQGLADVLAGAAEGDARRRMNGRGFPAAAFAVLSFSGPWKTLEPGTATLVDYWAPSD is encoded by the coding sequence ATGAGCGTCGCAGATCCCCGCAGGATTGTCCTTTTCCGGCATGCGAAAGCCGACTGGCCACAGGTGACCGACCACGAGCGGCCGCTCGCCGACCGGGGCCGCAAAGATGCGGCGGAGGCCGGACGACGGCTGGTCGACTCCGGCATCCCGCTGGACCTGGCCCTCTGCTCCACCGCGACCCGGACCCGTGAGACCTGGAAGCTCGCCGTGCAGGAGTTCCCGCACCGGCCGAAAACGGTCTACGAGGAGCGGATCTACGAGGCCTCGCCCGGCGAGCTGATCGCCGTGCTCAACGAGACCCCGGACGACGTGCACAACGCCGTCCTGATCGGCCACAACCCCGGTGTGCAGGGCCTCGCCGACGTCCTCGCGGGCGCCGCCGAGGGCGATGCCCGCCGGCGGATGAACGGCCGCGGCTTCCCGGCCGCCGCCTTCGCCGTCCTGTCGTTCAGCGGCCCCTGGAAGACCCTGGAGCCCGGCACGGCCACCCTGGTCGACTACTGGGCGCCGTCCGACTGA
- a CDS encoding CynX/NimT family MFS transporter, producing the protein MASEETRTVKSTTARPSAIPRGSAAGPEEGAAVPAPRAWAVRLVVVGIVLSALNLRPAITSLGALLEEVRDGLGMSGSVAGLLTSVPPLCFAVFGVTAPRLARRFGAGAVVCAGMVAITAGLLVRPYTGSTAGFLAASALALMGIAVSNVLMPVIVKRWFPDRVGSMTGLYSMALALGTSAAAAVTVPVTEALGGSWQSGLTVWAVLAAAAVLPWIPLVRDRGPVSTETRAAQDAVRSVHTRVEGAGPVRHVHARVEPPALRITRSRTAWALAVFFGLQATAAYITMGWMAQIFRDAGVPAGTAGLLLAVTMVMGVPLAFVIPRVATRLPHQGPIVLALGVCGLAGYAGLYLAPAAGAWAWAVLLGVSNCAFPLALTMVGMRARTGAGVAQLSAFAQSTGYLISIPGPLLVGVLYQHSGGWGLPIALMIGLMIPQMAVGVLAGRDRTVEDEAAR; encoded by the coding sequence ATGGCAAGCGAGGAAACCCGGACGGTGAAGTCCACGACGGCACGCCCTTCCGCGATCCCCCGCGGTTCCGCGGCCGGCCCGGAGGAGGGAGCCGCGGTGCCCGCGCCGCGCGCGTGGGCGGTGCGCCTGGTCGTCGTCGGCATCGTGCTGTCCGCCCTCAACCTCCGCCCCGCCATCACCAGCCTCGGCGCCCTCCTGGAGGAGGTGCGCGACGGACTCGGCATGAGCGGCAGCGTGGCCGGCCTGCTCACCTCGGTGCCCCCGCTGTGCTTCGCCGTCTTCGGCGTCACGGCCCCGCGCCTGGCCCGCCGCTTCGGTGCGGGCGCGGTGGTGTGCGCGGGCATGGTCGCCATCACGGCGGGCCTGCTCGTACGGCCGTACACGGGCTCCACGGCGGGCTTCCTGGCCGCCAGCGCCCTCGCCCTCATGGGCATCGCCGTCAGCAACGTCCTGATGCCGGTCATCGTCAAGCGCTGGTTCCCGGACCGGGTCGGCTCCATGACCGGCCTGTACTCGATGGCCCTGGCCCTCGGCACCTCGGCGGCGGCCGCCGTGACCGTCCCGGTGACCGAGGCGCTGGGCGGCAGCTGGCAGTCCGGGCTCACGGTGTGGGCGGTCCTGGCCGCGGCGGCCGTACTGCCGTGGATCCCGCTCGTGCGGGACCGGGGGCCTGTGTCGACGGAGACCAGGGCGGCGCAGGACGCGGTCCGGAGCGTGCACACACGCGTGGAGGGCGCCGGCCCCGTCCGGCACGTGCACGCGCGCGTGGAGCCGCCCGCGCTGCGGATCACCCGGAGCCGGACCGCCTGGGCGCTCGCCGTCTTCTTCGGGCTCCAGGCCACCGCCGCCTACATCACCATGGGCTGGATGGCGCAGATCTTCCGGGACGCGGGCGTGCCCGCCGGTACCGCCGGACTGCTGCTGGCCGTCACGATGGTGATGGGCGTCCCGCTGGCCTTCGTCATCCCGCGCGTGGCGACCCGGCTGCCGCACCAGGGCCCCATCGTCCTCGCGCTCGGCGTCTGCGGCCTCGCCGGGTACGCGGGCCTGTACCTCGCCCCCGCCGCCGGCGCCTGGGCCTGGGCCGTCCTGCTCGGTGTCTCCAACTGCGCCTTCCCGCTGGCCCTCACCATGGTCGGGATGCGTGCCAGGACCGGCGCGGGCGTCGCCCAGCTGTCCGCGTTCGCGCAGAGCACCGGCTATCTGATCTCCATCCCCGGACCGCTCCTGGTGGGCGTGCTCTACCAGCACAGCGGCGGCTGGGGCCTGCCGATCGCGCTCATGATCGGCCTGATGATCCCGCAGATGGCGGTCGGAGTGCTGGCGGGCCGCGACCGCACGGTGGAGGACGAGGCGGCCCGCTGA
- the serB gene encoding phosphoserine phosphatase SerB: MSAEQTSFSDVPTLLVKIFGKDRPGITAGLFDTLAAYSVDVVDIEQVVTRGRMVLCALVTAPPRALEGDLRATVHSWAESIKMQAEIISGLGDNRPRGLGRSLVTVLGHPLTAEATAAIAAKIAKAGGNIDRIFRLAKYPVTAVEFAVSGVETEPLRTALVTDAGKLGVDVAVVAAGLHRRAQRLVVMDVDSTLIQDEVIELFAAHAGCEDEVAEVTAAAMRGELDFEQSLHARVALLEGLDASVVDKVRSEVRLTPGARTLIRTLKRLGFQVGVVSGGFTQVTDDLQDRLGLDFAQANTLEIVDGKLTGRVTGEIVDRAGKARLLRRFAAEAGVPLSQTVAIGDGANDLDMLNAAGLGVAFNAKPVVREAAHTAVNVPFLDTVLYLLGVTREEVEAADAHEED; the protein is encoded by the coding sequence ATGAGCGCTGAGCAGACCTCGTTCTCCGACGTCCCCACCCTTCTCGTCAAGATCTTCGGGAAGGACAGGCCGGGCATCACGGCCGGCCTGTTCGACACCCTCGCCGCCTACTCGGTCGACGTGGTCGACATCGAGCAGGTCGTCACGCGTGGCCGGATGGTGCTGTGCGCGCTGGTGACCGCGCCGCCCCGCGCGCTGGAGGGCGACCTGCGGGCGACTGTCCACAGCTGGGCCGAGTCGATCAAGATGCAGGCGGAGATCATCTCCGGTCTCGGCGACAACCGGCCGCGAGGCCTGGGGCGTTCCCTGGTCACCGTGCTCGGCCACCCGCTCACCGCGGAGGCCACCGCCGCGATCGCCGCCAAGATCGCCAAGGCGGGCGGCAACATCGACCGTATCTTCCGGCTCGCCAAGTACCCGGTCACGGCCGTCGAGTTCGCGGTGTCCGGCGTCGAGACCGAGCCGCTGCGCACCGCCCTGGTGACGGATGCCGGCAAGCTCGGCGTGGACGTGGCCGTCGTCGCCGCCGGTCTGCACCGCCGGGCCCAGCGGCTCGTCGTCATGGACGTGGACTCCACGCTCATCCAGGACGAGGTGATCGAGCTCTTCGCCGCGCACGCCGGCTGCGAGGACGAGGTCGCCGAGGTGACCGCGGCCGCGATGCGCGGTGAGCTGGACTTCGAGCAGTCGCTGCACGCGCGCGTGGCGCTGCTGGAGGGGCTGGACGCCTCGGTCGTGGACAAGGTGCGCTCGGAAGTACGGCTGACACCGGGTGCCCGCACCCTCATCCGGACGCTGAAGCGGCTCGGCTTCCAAGTGGGTGTCGTCTCGGGCGGTTTCACCCAGGTGACCGACGACCTGCAGGACCGGCTGGGGCTGGACTTCGCCCAGGCGAACACGCTGGAGATCGTCGACGGCAAGCTGACGGGGCGGGTCACCGGGGAGATCGTGGACCGCGCGGGCAAGGCGCGGCTGCTGCGCCGGTTCGCCGCCGAGGCCGGGGTGCCGCTGTCCCAGACGGTGGCGATCGGCGACGGCGCCAATGACCTGGACATGCTCAACGCGGCCGGGCTCGGTGTCGCCTTCAACGCGAAGCCGGTGGTGCGGGAGGCCGCGCACACCGCGGTGAACGTCCCCTTCCTCGACACCGTGCTGTACCTGCTGGGCGTCACCCGCGAAGAGGTCGAGGCGGCCGACGCGCACGAGGAGGACTGA
- a CDS encoding SDR family NAD(P)-dependent oxidoreductase codes for MPVAIITGASKGLGRALAEALAARGWDLVLDARTAEVLRGTATALAPHGTRVTALAGDVTDPAHRSELVAAAWKLGGVDLLVNNASALGAEPLVRLAGLSLDGLRRALEVNVVAALGLVQEALPLLRAAGAGAVIAVSSDAAAEAYETWGGYGASKAALDHLAAVLGEEEPWLRVWAVDPGDMATDLYAAAVPDDGDPRPEPASVVPAFLRLLDERPASGRYAAPSLLEGR; via the coding sequence ATGCCGGTAGCGATCATCACGGGGGCCTCGAAGGGGCTGGGACGGGCGCTCGCCGAGGCGCTGGCCGCGCGGGGGTGGGACCTGGTGCTCGACGCGAGGACGGCGGAGGTCCTGCGGGGGACGGCGACCGCGCTCGCCCCGCACGGGACCCGGGTGACGGCCCTGGCCGGGGACGTCACGGATCCGGCCCACCGCTCCGAGCTGGTGGCGGCGGCCTGGAAGCTCGGCGGTGTCGATCTGCTGGTGAACAACGCGAGCGCGCTGGGCGCCGAGCCGCTGGTGCGCCTTGCGGGCCTGTCGCTGGACGGGCTGCGCCGCGCGCTGGAGGTGAACGTCGTGGCCGCGCTGGGCCTGGTCCAGGAAGCGCTGCCCCTGTTGCGGGCCGCGGGGGCCGGCGCGGTGATCGCGGTGAGTTCGGACGCGGCCGCCGAGGCGTACGAGACGTGGGGCGGCTACGGGGCCTCCAAGGCCGCCCTGGACCACCTCGCGGCGGTGCTGGGCGAGGAGGAGCCGTGGCTGCGGGTGTGGGCGGTGGATCCCGGGGACATGGCCACCGACCTGTACGCGGCGGCCGTGCCGGACGACGGGGACCCGCGGCCGGAGCCGGCGAGTGTGGTGCCGGCCTTTCTGCGGCTGCTGGACGAGCGGCCGGCGAGCGGGCGGTACGCGGCTCCGTCGCTGCTGGAGGGGCGATGA
- a CDS encoding response regulator transcription factor produces the protein MADAIRVLLVDDHQVVRRGLRTFLEVQDDIEVVGEAADGAEGVARAEELKPDIVLMDVKMPGMDGIDALRKLRELNNPARVLIVTSFTEQRTVVPALRAGAAGYVYKDIDPDALAGAIRSVHAGHILLQPEVAGALLSQEEGNSGQGRGGSLTEREREVLGLIADGRSNREIARALVLSEKTVKTHVSNILMKLDLADRTQAALWAVRHGVAG, from the coding sequence GTGGCTGACGCGATCAGGGTCCTGCTCGTCGACGACCACCAGGTCGTCCGCCGGGGACTGCGCACCTTCCTCGAAGTGCAGGACGACATAGAGGTCGTGGGCGAGGCCGCCGACGGCGCCGAGGGCGTCGCGCGCGCGGAGGAGCTGAAACCCGACATCGTCCTCATGGACGTCAAGATGCCGGGCATGGACGGCATCGACGCCCTGCGCAAGCTGCGCGAACTGAACAACCCCGCGCGCGTGCTGATCGTCACCAGCTTCACCGAGCAGCGCACGGTGGTCCCGGCCCTGCGCGCGGGCGCCGCCGGTTACGTCTACAAGGACATCGACCCCGACGCCCTCGCCGGCGCCATCCGCTCCGTCCACGCCGGGCACATCCTGCTCCAACCCGAGGTCGCGGGCGCTCTGTTGTCCCAGGAGGAGGGCAACTCCGGTCAGGGCAGGGGCGGTTCGCTCACCGAGCGGGAGCGCGAGGTGCTCGGGCTGATCGCGGACGGCCGCTCCAACCGGGAGATCGCCCGCGCGCTGGTCCTCTCCGAGAAGACCGTCAAGACGCACGTCTCGAACATCCTGATGAAGCTCGACCTGGCGGACCGTACACAGGCGGCGCTGTGGGCGGTTCGTCACGGAGTGGCCGGTTGA
- a CDS encoding transglycosylase SLT domain-containing protein has product MPKNPFTRGHSRALTKRHKIAVAGVATLGAAAVAFSAVPGNAETTTSEAATYSAPVKYSSEDLKGLQADVKAQLAAKALQNKAAEAKAQAEAKAKAAAVAKKKAAAAAAKKAAQARKAREAASRAAHRAKLKAAAPKKTYANNLDGWIKESLAIMRAKGIPGSYNGLYRNIMRESSGNPNAINNWDINAINGIPSKGLLQVIPPTFQAYHVAGTSWNIYDPVANITAAANYAADKYGSMDNVNSAY; this is encoded by the coding sequence ATGCCCAAGAACCCTTTCACCCGAGGTCACAGTCGCGCGCTGACGAAGCGCCACAAGATCGCCGTCGCCGGAGTCGCCACGCTCGGCGCCGCCGCCGTCGCCTTCAGCGCGGTTCCGGGCAACGCGGAGACCACCACGTCCGAGGCGGCCACCTACTCGGCCCCCGTGAAGTACTCCTCCGAGGATCTCAAGGGTCTCCAGGCCGACGTCAAGGCGCAGCTCGCCGCCAAGGCGCTGCAGAACAAGGCCGCCGAGGCGAAGGCGCAGGCCGAGGCGAAGGCCAAGGCCGCCGCCGTGGCGAAGAAGAAGGCCGCCGCGGCCGCCGCGAAGAAGGCCGCGCAGGCGCGCAAGGCCAGGGAGGCCGCGAGCCGGGCCGCGCACCGCGCCAAGCTCAAGGCCGCCGCGCCCAAGAAGACCTACGCCAACAACCTGGACGGCTGGATCAAGGAGTCCCTGGCCATCATGAGGGCCAAGGGCATCCCGGGCAGCTACAACGGTCTGTACCGCAACATCATGCGGGAGTCCTCGGGCAACCCGAACGCGATCAACAACTGGGACATCAACGCCATCAACGGCATCCCCTCGAAGGGGCTGCTCCAGGTCATCCCGCCGACGTTCCAGGCGTACCACGTCGCGGGCACGTCGTGGAACATCTACGACCCGGTCGCCAACATCACCGCCGCCGCGAACTACGCGGCCGACAAGTACGGCTCGATGGACAACGTGAACAGCGCGTACTGA
- a CDS encoding SGM_5486 family transporter-associated protein encodes MPVLDPNPQNGQKKMLLVFGSFLAIFVIIAIIATIASP; translated from the coding sequence ATGCCAGTGCTCGACCCGAACCCCCAGAACGGCCAGAAGAAGATGCTGCTGGTCTTCGGCTCCTTCCTCGCCATCTTCGTCATCATCGCGATCATCGCGACGATCGCCTCGCCCTGA
- a CDS encoding GAF domain-containing sensor histidine kinase, giving the protein MSQGPRSGLAAVSSALLAMSRHLEVRDVLKTIVASARELLDAQYAALGVPDDHGGFAQFVVDGVSDAQWKAIGPLPRQHGILAAMLHEATPERLADVRKDPRFEGWPSAHPDLVDFLGLPIRDGDEVIGALFLANKNCEKPEGGCGFTEEDEELLSILAQHAAIALTNARLYERSRELTIAEERSRLAHELHDAVSQKLFSLRLTAQAAAALVDRDPSRAKGELHQVAVLAAEAADELRAAVVELRPAALDEDGLTATLRTQIQVLDRAHTARVTFAARNFRALPAAQEEAMLRVAQEALHNALRHSGAAHVDVTLDRRGGGAVLRVTDDGSGFEPKEVRRAGRHLGLVSMRDRTSGVGGTLTVESAPGKGTTIEMEVPGG; this is encoded by the coding sequence ATGAGTCAAGGCCCCCGGTCCGGCCTCGCCGCGGTGAGCTCCGCGCTGCTGGCCATGAGCAGGCACCTGGAGGTGCGCGACGTCCTCAAGACGATCGTCGCCTCGGCCCGCGAGCTGCTCGACGCGCAGTACGCCGCCCTCGGTGTCCCCGACGACCACGGCGGCTTCGCCCAGTTCGTGGTCGACGGCGTCAGCGACGCCCAGTGGAAGGCCATCGGCCCGCTCCCGCGTCAGCACGGCATCCTCGCCGCGATGCTCCACGAGGCCACGCCCGAGCGCCTCGCCGACGTCCGCAAGGACCCCCGCTTCGAGGGCTGGCCGTCCGCCCACCCCGACCTGGTCGACTTCCTGGGCCTGCCGATCCGCGACGGCGACGAGGTCATCGGCGCCCTGTTCCTCGCCAACAAGAACTGCGAGAAGCCCGAGGGCGGCTGCGGCTTCACCGAGGAGGACGAGGAGCTCCTCTCGATCCTCGCCCAGCACGCCGCGATCGCCCTCACCAACGCCCGCCTCTACGAACGCAGCCGCGAGCTCACGATCGCCGAGGAGCGCTCCCGCCTCGCCCATGAACTGCACGACGCGGTCAGCCAGAAGCTGTTCTCCCTGCGCCTGACCGCCCAGGCCGCCGCCGCCCTCGTCGACCGCGACCCGTCCCGCGCCAAGGGCGAACTGCACCAGGTGGCCGTGCTCGCCGCCGAGGCCGCCGACGAACTGCGCGCCGCGGTCGTCGAGTTGCGTCCGGCCGCCCTGGACGAGGACGGCCTGACCGCCACCCTGCGCACCCAGATCCAGGTCCTGGACCGCGCCCACACCGCCCGCGTGACCTTCGCCGCCCGCAACTTCCGGGCCCTGCCGGCCGCCCAGGAGGAGGCCATGCTGCGCGTCGCCCAGGAGGCCCTGCACAACGCGCTGCGGCACTCCGGAGCCGCCCATGTCGACGTCACCCTGGACCGGCGCGGCGGCGGAGCCGTGCTGCGCGTCACGGACGACGGCAGCGGCTTCGAACCGAAGGAGGTCCGCCGCGCGGGCCGTCACCTCGGTCTGGTCTCCATGCGGGACCGCACCAGCGGGGTCGGCGGCACGCTGACCGTGGAATCGGCGCCCGGCAAGGGCACCACGATCGAGATGGAGGTCCCCGGTGGCTGA
- a CDS encoding S-adenosylmethionine:tRNA ribosyltransferase-isomerase yields the protein MTLAVRVPEELSARVPAEQRGPGLGRDAVRLLVSRGTAVSHHAFRELPRLLRAGDLLVVNTSPTLAAAVDGRIGHARVVVHFSTRGDDGRWVVELRDPDGKGTTRARAGGPAGTQVRLPGGGLLVLEEAVSGRLWWARMRDGEVLGLLREHGRPVRYSYTERDQPLSVYQTVFALPSPDGSGSAEMPSAARPFTARLVAELVSRGVQFAPVTLHTGLASAEAHEPPYPERFSVPETSARLINAVRAGDGRVVAVGTTAVRAVESAAGADGLVRARAGWTDLVVTPERGVRVVDGLLTGLHEPEASHLLMLEAVAGRAAIDRGYEEALRRRYLWHEFGDVHLLLPEKDPHTEHCASNCR from the coding sequence ATGACCCTCGCGGTGCGGGTGCCGGAGGAGCTGTCCGCGCGGGTGCCCGCCGAGCAGCGGGGGCCGGGGCTCGGCCGGGACGCCGTACGCCTGCTGGTGTCGCGGGGCACCGCGGTGTCGCACCACGCGTTCCGGGAGCTGCCGCGGCTGCTGCGGGCCGGGGACCTGCTCGTCGTGAACACCTCCCCCACGCTGGCCGCGGCCGTCGACGGGCGGATCGGGCACGCGCGCGTGGTGGTGCACTTCTCCACGCGCGGGGACGACGGGCGCTGGGTGGTCGAGCTGCGGGACCCGGACGGGAAGGGCACCACGCGTGCGCGTGCGGGCGGGCCCGCGGGGACACAGGTGCGGCTGCCCGGGGGCGGGCTGCTGGTCCTGGAGGAGGCGGTGAGCGGGCGGCTGTGGTGGGCGCGGATGCGGGATGGCGAGGTCCTGGGGCTGCTGCGGGAGCACGGGCGGCCCGTTCGGTACTCCTACACGGAGCGGGACCAGCCGTTGTCCGTCTACCAGACGGTGTTCGCGCTGCCGTCCCCCGACGGTTCGGGCAGTGCCGAGATGCCCAGTGCCGCGCGGCCCTTCACCGCGCGGCTGGTGGCGGAGCTGGTGAGCCGGGGGGTGCAGTTCGCGCCGGTCACCCTGCACACGGGGCTCGCCTCGGCGGAGGCGCACGAGCCGCCGTATCCGGAGCGCTTCTCGGTGCCGGAGACCTCCGCCCGGCTGATCAACGCCGTGAGGGCCGGGGACGGCAGGGTCGTCGCCGTCGGGACGACGGCCGTGCGGGCCGTGGAGTCGGCGGCCGGGGCCGACGGGCTCGTACGCGCGCGTGCGGGGTGGACGGATCTCGTCGTGACCCCCGAGCGCGGGGTGCGGGTGGTGGACGGGCTGCTGACGGGCCTGCACGAGCCGGAGGCCTCGCACCTGCTCATGCTGGAGGCGGTGGCGGGGCGGGCTGCGATCGACCGGGGCTACGAGGAGGCGCTGCGGCGGCGGTACCTGTGGCACGAGTTCGGGGACGTGCATCTCCTCCTGCCGGAGAAGGACCCTCACACAGAGCATTGCGCCAGCAACTGCCGGTGA
- a CDS encoding FHA domain-containing protein: MPELVLEANGRTWTLDPSRPYSLGRDPQGDIVFDDARVSWRHATISWSGRSWVIEDHSSTNGTFVQGQRIHRTEIGPGAAVHLGNASDGPLLSLSGTAAPVPQPQSGQQPYAAQSAGPGWAQQTPQQTPRQSPQQASPSGWPQPQQQPRRQPEPQPQSQPYSHQPLQQFPQQHGPGAGSGPGSGMGADAPPVYGDRSPTTFHQFTIGRIMRIGRALENDLVVSDLQVSRNHAEFHSMPDGRMEIRDLGSHNGTYVNGQPIPKGGSTLLGPSDIVGVGHSTFRIVGDRLEEFVDTGEVTFSARHLTVTVDGGKQILKDVSFGVPEKSLIAVIGPSGSGKSTLLKALTGYRPANQGDVLYDNRNLYKQFAELRQRIGLVPQDDILHKELTVKKALTYAAKLRFPADTTAQEREHRIDEVLRELKLDIHREKKVTSLSGGQRKRVSVALELLTKPSLIFLDEPTSGLDPGMDRDVMQLLRGLADDGRTVLVVTHSVAELALCDKLLVMAPGGAVAYFGPPEEALNFFGYDTWADVFSAFENYRDYDWAGRWKGSQHYQMYAADIDAVAPQSVAMPPMQGMKPPKPQRWAGQFGTLVRRYVSVIASDKGFLALTVILPLVLGSVSLLIDFGDILLPKPVDPRTKQPEPNSTATTVLLILAVGACFAGAANSVRELIKERVIYERERATGLSRSAYLMSKVVVLGVITILQGLMVGVIGFASRGLPKEGLVLGSATLAELCLPIMGLGFTSMMFGLIISALVKTSEKTMPLLVMFAIVQVVFTGCLFTLHGTLGVNELSYLMPSRWAVAAAGATLDFNKVNPPVKPGDTTDPLWNHTVGTWGLDMIALIALGIVCGFLVSRFLRRHEPEVMRK; the protein is encoded by the coding sequence GTGCCGGAACTCGTACTGGAAGCGAATGGACGTACCTGGACGCTCGATCCGTCCAGGCCGTACAGCCTTGGACGCGATCCGCAGGGGGACATCGTGTTCGACGACGCCAGGGTGTCCTGGCGTCACGCCACGATCAGCTGGAGCGGGCGCAGTTGGGTCATCGAGGACCACAGCAGCACCAACGGCACGTTCGTGCAGGGACAGCGGATCCACCGGACGGAGATCGGCCCCGGTGCGGCCGTCCACCTCGGCAACGCGAGCGACGGCCCGCTGCTGAGCCTCTCCGGCACCGCGGCCCCGGTCCCGCAGCCGCAGTCCGGGCAGCAGCCGTACGCCGCGCAGAGCGCGGGTCCCGGCTGGGCCCAGCAGACACCGCAGCAGACGCCCCGGCAATCGCCGCAGCAGGCCTCGCCGTCCGGCTGGCCACAGCCCCAGCAACAGCCTCGGCGGCAGCCGGAGCCGCAGCCGCAGTCACAGCCGTACTCCCACCAGCCGCTCCAGCAGTTCCCGCAGCAGCACGGCCCGGGCGCCGGCTCCGGCCCCGGCTCCGGCATGGGCGCGGACGCCCCGCCGGTCTACGGCGACCGCAGCCCCACCACGTTCCACCAGTTCACCATCGGCCGCATCATGCGCATCGGCCGTGCCCTGGAGAACGACCTGGTCGTCTCCGACCTGCAGGTCTCCCGCAACCACGCCGAGTTCCACTCGATGCCCGACGGCCGTATGGAGATCCGCGACCTGGGATCCCACAACGGCACGTACGTCAACGGCCAGCCGATCCCCAAGGGCGGCTCCACCCTGCTCGGCCCGAGCGACATCGTCGGCGTCGGCCACTCCACGTTCCGGATCGTCGGCGACCGGCTGGAGGAGTTCGTCGACACCGGCGAGGTGACGTTCTCCGCCCGCCACCTGACCGTCACGGTCGACGGCGGCAAGCAGATCCTCAAGGACGTCTCCTTCGGCGTCCCGGAGAAGTCCCTGATCGCGGTCATCGGACCGTCCGGTTCCGGCAAGTCGACCCTGCTCAAGGCGCTCACCGGCTACCGGCCCGCCAACCAGGGCGACGTCCTCTACGACAACCGCAACCTCTACAAGCAGTTCGCCGAACTGCGCCAGCGCATCGGTCTGGTCCCGCAGGACGACATCCTGCACAAGGAGCTGACCGTCAAGAAGGCCCTCACCTACGCGGCCAAGCTCCGCTTCCCCGCCGACACCACGGCGCAGGAGCGCGAGCACCGCATAGACGAGGTGCTGCGCGAGCTGAAGCTCGACATCCACCGCGAGAAGAAGGTCACCTCCCTCTCGGGCGGCCAGCGCAAGCGCGTCTCGGTGGCCCTGGAACTGCTCACCAAGCCGTCCCTGATCTTCCTCGACGAGCCGACCTCCGGTCTCGACCCGGGCATGGACCGCGATGTCATGCAGTTGCTGCGCGGCCTCGCCGACGACGGCCGCACGGTTCTCGTGGTCACCCATTCCGTCGCCGAGCTGGCCCTGTGCGACAAGCTCCTGGTGATGGCCCCGGGCGGCGCGGTCGCCTACTTCGGCCCGCCCGAGGAGGCACTGAACTTCTTCGGCTACGACACCTGGGCCGATGTCTTCTCGGCCTTCGAGAACTACCGCGACTACGACTGGGCCGGCCGCTGGAAGGGCTCGCAGCACTACCAGATGTACGCCGCGGACATAGACGCCGTTGCGCCGCAGTCCGTAGCGATGCCTCCGATGCAGGGCATGAAGCCGCCCAAGCCACAGCGCTGGGCCGGCCAGTTCGGGACACTCGTGCGCCGCTATGTGTCGGTCATCGCGTCCGACAAGGGCTTCCTGGCCCTCACGGTGATCCTGCCGCTCGTCCTCGGTTCGGTGAGCCTGCTCATCGACTTCGGCGACATCCTGCTGCCCAAGCCGGTCGACCCCAGGACCAAGCAGCCCGAGCCGAACAGCACGGCCACCACCGTCCTGCTGATCCTGGCGGTCGGCGCCTGCTTCGCCGGCGCGGCCAACTCCGTCCGTGAGCTGATCAAGGAACGGGTGATCTACGAGCGGGAGCGTGCCACCGGTCTGTCCCGCTCGGCGTACCTGATGTCCAAGGTGGTCGTCCTGGGCGTGATCACCATCCTGCAGGGGCTGATGGTCGGCGTCATCGGCTTCGCCAGCCGCGGACTGCCGAAGGAGGGGCTGGTCCTCGGCAGCGCGACCCTCGCGGAGCTGTGCCTGCCGATCATGGGGCTCGGGTTCACCTCGATGATGTTCGGGCTGATCATCTCCGCACTGGTGAAGACGTCCGAGAAGACCATGCCGCTGCTGGTCATGTTCGCGATCGTCCAGGTCGTCTTCACCGGCTGCCTGTTCACCCTGCACGGCACCCTCGGCGTCAACGAGCTCTCCTATCTGATGCCGTCCCGCTGGGCGGTCGCCGCCGCGGGCGCCACCCTGGACTTCAACAAGGTGAACCCGCCCGTCAAGCCGGGCGACACGACCGACCCGCTGTGGAACCACACGGTCGGCACCTGGGGCCTCGACATGATCGCCCTGATCGCCCTCGGCATCGTCTGCGGCTTCCTCGTCTCCCGGTTCCTGCGCCGCCACGAGCCCGAGGTCATGCGCAAGTGA
- the chpE gene encoding chaplin ChpE — MKNLKKVAAVTMVAGGLVAAGAGMASATDGSHADGKAVGSPGVVSGNLVQAPVHVPVNAVGNSVNVIGVLNPAFGNLGLNH, encoded by the coding sequence GTGAAGAACCTGAAGAAGGTAGCGGCCGTGACGATGGTGGCCGGCGGGCTGGTCGCCGCCGGTGCCGGTATGGCCTCCGCCACCGACGGGTCGCACGCCGACGGCAAGGCCGTGGGCTCGCCCGGCGTCGTCTCGGGCAACCTCGTCCAGGCCCCGGTGCACGTCCCGGTGAACGCGGTCGGCAACAGCGTGAACGTCATCGGCGTGCTGAACCCCGCCTTCGGCAACCTGGGCCTCAACCACTGA